The Capsicum annuum cultivar UCD-10X-F1 chromosome 1, UCD10Xv1.1, whole genome shotgun sequence sequence taagaagaaggtggagacgaagaaggtggcttatgctaagttggttgagagtaaggatgaagaggagaagcgggtgagCAGGGAGGAATGCAAGTTAgctaagaaggaggctaagttagcggttacggctgctaagacaacagcttttgagagtttgtataaggggttagaggataaaggcggggaaaagaggttgtttaggcttgccaaggTTAGGGAGCGGAAGGGGCGGGATCTggatcaggtgaagtgcattaagggggaggatggcagAGTATTGGTTGAAGACgcccacattaagaagagatggcagagTATTGGTTGAAGACgcccacattaagaagagatggcagtcgtattttcataggctcttgaatgggGAGGGGGGACAGAGGTGTTGTGCTAGCGGAGTTGGAGCACTACGGGGAGTGTCGCGATTTCGGTTATTGTcggcgttttaaggtagaggaggtcagtgaggctattcgcaagatcTGAAGGGGCAGGGCGACAGGGCCCGACGAGATCCCgatagatttttgaaagttttctagCGGGGCAGGGTTGAGGTGGCtgaccaacttgtttaacaacattttcaagtccgcaaagatgcccgaggcgtggagatggagcacgatgattcctttatataagaacaagggtgacattcagagttgcaacaactaccggggtattaagttgttgagtcacacgatgaagatttgggagagggtggtggagcggaggttgaggaagattgtgtctatttcagagaatcaatttggatttatgcctggtcgctccacgactgaggcaattcatctagtgcggagactggtagagcagtatagagagaggaagagggatctacatatggtgtttattgacttggaaaaggcgtaggacaaggtccctagggaggttctatggagatgcttggaggcgaaGGGGGTCCCTGTGACGTACAGCAGAGTAATTAGggacatgtatgagggagcgaagactcgggtaaggacagTGGGAGGAGATTCCGAGCATTTCCCGGCCTTGacaggattgcaccagggatcaactcttagtccgtttttattcgccttggtgatggatgtgttgacacggagtatacaaggcgaggtgccttggtgtatgctttttacgGATGaggtagttttgattgatgagtcgcgataaggtgttaatgataagctggagatttggagacaaaccctgaaGTCTAAAGGTTTccggttgagtaggaccaagacgaagtacttggagtgcaagtttagtaaCTCAAGGAAAGAtgaggaggtggtagtgaagttgtaTTTCCAAGAGGTTTGCAAGAGGAATAGTTTTATGTATCTTGGGTCcacgattcaggggaatggagagatagatgaggatgtctctcaccgtattggggtaggttggatgaaatggaggctcacttcgGGGATTTTATgagataagaaggtgcccccaagctgaaaggcaaattctataaagtcgcagtccggccggctatgttatatggagcggaatgttggccgcttaagaattctcatattcaaaagttgaaggtggcggaaatgaggatgttgcgttggatgtgtggatttaccagggctgacagggttaggaatgagattattcgagagaaggtgggtgtggtgtcggtggaggataaaatacgagaagtgaggttgagatggtttcggcatgtgatgaggaggggtacgGATGCCccggttcataggtgtgagaggttggccttggatggtttcaagcggggtaggggtagaccgaagaaatactggagggaagtgattaaacgtgacatagagcagttacagctgattgaggacatgaccctaaataggaaggtatggaggaaaaacattagaaTAGAGGGCTAAGGTGTGTGGGTGAGTCGTAGTCCGTAGTTAGGAGGGCTTTGGTGTCatttgtttggcaatgtacaatATTTTCGTGGATGTCGtgcctatgttattttatcatgtcccatgcttttgatgttttttgtttattgtcctttgtcttgagccagggtctatcggaaacagcctctctacttccttaaaggtagtgatatggactgtgTATATTCTACTCTTCCCAGACCCCATGatgtgggaatgtactgggtttgttgctattgttgttgttgttgttgttgttgtcaggCATGATACGTTCACTGCGGCATCCCAGTTTGAGTCTAGAACACCCTCAAGGCATATATGAAGCCTCCGCCACCCTTTTCTTTGGATAAGATAAATTCTATACCACCCTTTTCCCAGCAGATAAATCAGCTGTCAGATCTCTCCAGCTTTACCATATATTAGCCAAACAGCAGGAATAACTTCAAATTAGCGAAAGAGGATTTACAGTTCATTTTCCCATGAAAGCAATGAGAAGTAGGGAGTAAAAGAcatcttttttgtttattttttttggcaGTAATGGAAACATAGACAATTCGGACACCTAGATAGATATATGTGGTTAATCCATTTGCACATCTTGTGTATATTTTCGACACAACCTCGGAGTGATGTAGAAAATGGATAAAGAACAGATTTTCTGTGAATACACAACCTGATATTCCCTCatgtactttttatattttatttttattttggtatccTTCCCGTTACAAAATTGGGCATTCAGAGTCCTCGACTTATTACAATATAAGGATACTTGCCCATATTTACCCTTATCTAAAGATACTTGCCATATTTACCCTTATCTAAAGATACTTGCCATGTTTACATGCTTAACAGATATCAACAAATGAAGttttataaatataacaaaaggAATTTCAAAAACATTGTACGCATCGTAACATTATGCTATCAAGAGATTGGAAGCTAGTCTTCGCCAAATAAGAAATTATATTCGAAATACCTTGCCGCAAGCCAGCTACCATATTGCAAGCCAGCTCTCTTGTTGCAAGAGTATCAACAACAGCATACCCAGTGCTTGTTGCAAGAgtataaatcaataataaaaaacgTCATCCAGTTAACATGCTAAGAAACCCCAGCACGACAGGTTGCATACAAAAGGTACAGAAGTTTATACAAAAGGTAGTTCTCCAAAAAGAGCATTACCTATACTAACTGAAATATCATAAGTGCCCAAAAATGTCTGAAAAACAAAAAGTTTCACTGATATGTAACACCTTTtcatttactcttttggatacaCCCTTGTACCAAGCTAACaattttttgtagaaaaatatCTTCACTAACTGTATAGTTGTTTCACTGATAAGTTTCTCCAACCCCAAGACTATGCCAAACTACATAACACTCCCAAGTCCCTAGGTCTCAGTTTAGGCGGCCCAATTTCCTTCTTGCGACATTGGCTAATAAATTGCTCAAAAGGGAATGAATTCCCATAAGCAAGAAGCATATGGATCCGGAATACCAAAGACAACCTAACAACTTTTACCCACTTATATATGCAGCAATGAACTCTAAAAGACTGCGCGTGATTTTCCTTCATATTGCATATGGTTTCAAAGAATGCATGATGGAGATTAGGGCACTGCTTAAAtacatcttattatatttaactaaaaaattcACATTAATCATGGAAAACATTGCACTGAATGAAAATCGAAGCCAAGATTGCTAAGCCCATTTCATAACAGAATCACAACCCTTAATCAAACTGAAGTCTAGTTAAATACCTTTTGTATAACATTAATGAGATCGAtatcttgagtttcttcaatCTCAATATGGTTGCCTGCCTCAGACGCTACAGAAGTAGTCAACATCTTGTAATCCACTTTCCCTGAAGAAGACATTGGAAAAGATTCAACAAAGTAGAAATGTGCAGGAACCATAGCTGGGGGAAGTTTGCTGGCCATCCAGCATCTAATTGAGGACCTGAAGACCTCAAGGTTGTTTTCCTTTTGCTTGAGCAGTAAATATGCTTCAACAAGTAAAATATCTCCTTGAACACAACGAGAAACCACAGCAGAGTCAGCTACTTGTGGGTGTTCCCTCAGAACGCTTTCAACCTCCTCTAAAGCAATACGCTGGCCACTGATCTTTACAGTACGATCATTTCTCCCAATATAAACCAGGTTTCCATCTGAAAGCTTTCTGCCAAAATCCCCGGTTCTAGAGTAACACTTCGCTTCATTTTCAGTGTTCTTAGCATCAGCTATTTCTTCAAATAATACCACATTATCCAATGGCAAAATAGAAGGATGACTAAAGTATCCAGAAGCTACACAACTTCCACCGACACATATCTCTCCctcatcaggagaattttctccAACAAGAACCACATCACAACTGTCAATAGGAATGCCTATTGGAACACTGCACAGAGCATCTTGTTTCAGCATTGTGGGCAACCACTTGCAGTCAAAATATGTGCAGTCACCGGAAACCTATTTCAAACATCAAAAGTTCTAATTAAGACTTCAGAGAAGATAGTGAATTAAAATGATAGGTGATGTAAGCTACCTTTTTGTTAAGAGCAATCTTAAAATTGGCATCTTGTTTGATATGAGAAAGCATTACTTGGAAGATTCTCTTTTCAAACAGTCCAAACATTAGAACTTACAAGAACATAAGTGTCCAAAAAGTAACTCACAAAGATGGACAGAATCTTTTCCCTACCAATCGTTTCAATATTAGAACTTGCAAGGATATAACTAACTCAAAAGTAAATCACTGTGACAGAAATCTACCTCTGTGCTTCCATATATATTAAGAACAGAAGTCTGGGGTAGCAACTTGGCAAGCAACTTCCACAGCGACATATCAAAAATTTCACCACTAAGCATTAGAAGTTTTAAGGAAATCTGAGTTGTAGAAGAATACATGCTCTGCAGAGCAGGAAGAATCGCCCTTATAAGAGATGGAACTGCCACGAGCCTGCTAATAGAATAGTCCTGAAGATAAATAATGGAATCTTTTAAAGATGTGATGCTCTCAGAGAATGGAAAAGAACAGAGAAAAGGGATAAGGTCCAAATTTGCCCCTACACTACCCGAAATTTCTCAATCTGATCCTCCGTCATACCTTGGGTCCATTAACACCCTTGTTAGCAAATCATTTCGTAGTTTCCCTTGCCATTAGTGAAGCTCTAGCATGAAAATGGGTGGACACCATGTGCCAAGATACTATAAGTGAAAGTCCAAATTTACCCCTTTCGACTATGTTTTCATTTAGATACTATGTTTTCATTTAGATACAAGTTGGAGCTACCTGTCAAGGGAAAAAACGAGACTTTTCTAGGGGGTATAAAATTATACCCGAAGTATAACTGAGGGAAGTTGCTCAATTTTAAATAATACAACAGCAAATCGGACCCTTTTCCCGTTATGGCAAAATTTTCCTCTACATCACGGGAAAAAAAATGGTGGCTCAATTTTCAGTTTGCAATCGGCTAATGGATAGGAAAGCCTTACTATTGTTGGCAATCAAATGAGAAAAGAATGCACACCCTTTGAAATACACCTCCAAGTAAACAGAAATCAAAGGGTAAATAAACCCTTCGCATATACCTGTAAGAGATTgactacataaaatatattttccttcAGCTGATTGAAAGGAGGTATGACTAACGTACAATTAGCAAGCATAGCTCCTAAAAATTCTTGCAGATGGTCAATGAAGCTTATGGATGTTTTGAAAAGAAGGATTTCTTCTCTTTCAAAGGGATATGATCCTTGCATCCACAAAAAGCGGTTCAAAAGACCTGCAagtgtatgataaaataaattgaacTAATGCCTCGGTAAAGTGAACTGAACGATCAAAACAGAATTTTGTATGGTGAATATAAATTGATGACAAACGGTTAAACATTCTCAAAGAAGTACAACTCACCTACTTCAGTACCACATACCCCCTTAGGTTTTCCAGTGGATCCAGATGTGTACATCAAGTAGCAGAATGATCTCGACCTTTCGCTTTCACAAGGCCAGACTAACAATGAGTCAGATTTGTTTTGATTGAAATCCTCCATTGACATATAAAAAACAGAATAACAACCTTTATGAATGAGCCTCTGTAATTTATCAAGTTGATGACAAGTTCTGTCAACTGAAGCTCCATAACCCACAATAAGATCAGATTTTGAAGAAGATATTACTGATAATATCCTTTCGTTTGGCCAAGAAGGATCTAATGGCAGAAACGCTTCTCCGCACCTCAAAACGGATAGAACAGAAACAATGTACTCAACTGACGGTTCCATATATATTCcaactatttttgggttatatGTTTTATGGAGCTGTGTATACTGCTCTGAACCTTGATTGGAAGATCCCGCGACTATCTGGTCCTTAGAACTGCAGTTATTTGCAGTTTGATGCATATTAACTACTAGCCAGGAAAAGATGTAATGCATAATTAGTTTACTCATAAAGTGCTCAACAACATCTGGAAGGATTGTATAGCTAACAATAGAAAACCAAAAGATTTCACGGAAAAGGgtataaaatttcatatttgttTACAAATCTTAGAAAACATAGATTAAGGAAAAAGGTCCAAATTTGTCGTAGTGCTATCTGATGTTGCTTAATTTTCCCTCCATTATACTTTTGGTCCAGTCATACCCCTTGTCGTTGGCAAATTTCTCTCGTATTTTCCCTAGCCCTTAACGAGTACTCCTTCGTAAAATGGGTGGACTCAGCGTGTCCAAACTCTTCGAGAACTGAGTGTTGTCTAAAATTACCCTCGGATTTGAGCTCTGCCAAAAGCCAAGGGCAAAAAGAGACTTTTTTCCAGATGACAAATAAGATAGGACCATGTTAAACTTTTGGAAAAGTTGCTCAATTTCAGATAGCACAGACCTTATTCTAAAGGAAAATTAGAAAgaccaaaaaattcaagaaagcaCAGCAGCAACATTCACAAGATATTCATGTTCACCTATTGAGATGGTAGGGAAGGAAACAATTAAGTAAGAACTATTATCCAAACTAACAAAATGCAGATGTACACAGATTACTACCGAAATAAGAACGATACTCCATAAATAAACAGGAAATAAAAAATCTTTATATCTTAATTCAGTAAAACCGCAGTTAATCACAAATTTCAAACGCTAACACACAAATTAACACTGTCTTTCCTTCATCATATAGAAAGAATATCAGAAAAGAAGAATCAGTCtataaaaatagttcaaaaactaCTAGAGAACGAAAGACTTGATTTTTATTCCATGGATACTAGTTCAACAAATCTTTACATTAATTTATTAATACCccacaacaacatacccagtgaaatctcacaagtggggtctagagagggtagagtgtacacacaccttacccctacctcgtggaggttgaaaggctgtttccgaaagaacTCAGCTCAAATACAGCAAACCAAAGTAGGAACAAAAAGGGAAACCGACAGTGAAGAAAGCAACTAATAAGAAAAcagtaacaacaaaaaaatgGCAACCAATTCATTAAcactccacaacaacaacaacaacatacacagtgAAATTCCACAAGTGGGCTCGAGAGAgagtaaagtgtacgcagacctttcccctacctcgtggaggtagagaggctgtttttggAGGACACAGCGCAAATACAGCAAATCAAAGTAGGAACAAAAAGGGAAAACGACAGTGACGAAAACATAGCAACTAATAAGAAAACAGAAGACAACAACAAAATAGCAACTAATTCATTAACAccccacaacaacaacaacaacatatccagtgaaATTCCACGAGTGGGCTCTCGCGAGActaaagtgtacgcagacctttcCCCTATCTCATGGAGGTAGAGGCCGTTTCCAGAGGACCCTCACTCCCTCAGGCTCAAATACAGCTACGCAAAGTAGATATGAAAAGGGAAAACGACAGTGAAGGAAACATGGCAACTAATAAGGAAACAGtaacaaaaacaaaatagaaactaATTCATTAATACCCCCACAAAGTCACAAACTTCTGTTaccaacacacacacatattacaccattttttcttcatcaaataaatatatatatatacatacctgaAGAAGGCTTCACAAGATTGGGgtcatcatcatgaccatcaAGAATGCGTCGTAGCCGTGAACTGAGAGAATCAACGGCGGATAGAACATCAGAAAACGTGAAGCACTGATCACCTTCATAAACCGGAGGATTAATCGACGTTCTTTTAGAGGAAATATACTCTTTGAACTTCTCCATGGTCTCTTCATCGCCATTTTCGTTGCAAAAAAGTTGAAATTCTTTGGCGAATTTGAGGCCCCCACAAGCTTGAATAACAGCAATTTTGTTTGGGCTGTTCGTAGCAACTTTGTAGAACTCGTGAGATATACAACAAGCAGAAAGCTTATTGTATGAAACCATCGAAGTAGAGTGTGTATTATACAAACCAAAGACGAACAACAGTATAAGGAGCGGTCTTATTTGGAACTATTTGGAATGTTGGGGAAAGGTAAGTTTTTCCGGCGGTTAGATCGGCTCTGTGGCAGGAGCCAAAATGACAATGTTGGTTAATTATGAATATACATACGTGTCCTTTTAAATTGGTTTAAAATTACATCCCATGATCTTTAATTTTAAACGTATACAGGtagatatttaaatttatataaaattaaataagtaaatatatatattttatttgttattttttctattttaaaaaaaaataatttattttaacttgatacaaagtttaataaaataaaataaaaatttaatcttgtgattttaaattaaagttgtgttaaattagcaaaatatcttttaatcttgtggttttaaacatatcacgtgaaaagttgaaattaaagtattactaaaaaagaaaaggaatcatttttttaaaacgaattaaaaagaaaaataagtcattcttttttaaacggaggaagtataatATACTCAAAACATGATGTAAGACGAGAATTGACCATATAGAATACTATATAGGacatatgtgtctatttgttcaatgttatata is a genomic window containing:
- the LOC107843870 gene encoding putative acyl-activating enzyme 19 isoform X6, producing MVSYNKLSACCISHEFYKVATNSPNKIAVIQACGGLKFAKEFQLFCNENGDEETMEKFKEYISSKRTSINPPVYEGDQCFTFSDVLSAVDSLSSRLRRILDGHDDDPNLVKPSSVVNMHQTANNCSSKDQIVAGSSNQGSEQYTQLHKTYNPKIVGIYMEPSVEYIVSVLSVLRCGEAFLPLDPSWPNERILSVISSSKSDLIVGYGASVDRTCHQLDKLQRLIHKGCYSVFYMSMEDFNQNKSDSLLVWPCESERSRSFCYLMYTSGSTGKPKGVCGTEVGLLNRFLWMQGSYPFEREEILLFKTSISFIDHLQEFLGAMLANCTLVIPPFNQLKENIFYVVNLLQDYSISRLVAVPSLIRAILPALQSMYSSTTQISLKLLMLSGEIFDMSLWKLLAKLLPQTSVLNIYGSTEVSGDCTYFDCKWLPTMLKQDALCSVPIGIPIDSCDVVLVGENSPDEGEICVGGSCVASGYFSHPSILPLDNVVLFEEIADAKNTENEAKCYSRTGDFGRKLSDGNLVYIGRNDRTVKISGQRIALEEVESVLREHPQVADSAVVSRCVQGDILLVEAYLLLKQKENNLEVFRSSIRCWMASKLPPAMVPAHFYFVESFPMSSSGKVDYKMLTTSVASEAGNHIEIEETQDIDLINVIQKAFSDALMVVDKIYLDDDFFEMGGNSLLAAHVSYNLGINMKDLYAFPTPLKLHKAIRYKKVSSSNELIADALVGGKLQVLEKNKLPSNKSWIFGLDSRTSLSLTSDYTVKRLKTDPDLDLYPNDVNGRDMHNSTSPQVSCSYSRCNKVRHDAGCKGYNCRSVLSWEVPHDKRGFMREQWMVYLESCVDASPLVVFKERRVYLFIGAHSHKFFCIDATSGLVLWEIKLQGRVESSAAILDDFSQVIVGCYDGNIHFLNFSSGIPCWKFQTHGEVKSQPVIDKERHLVWCGSHDHNLYALDYENHCCIYKIRCGGSIFGAPALDEVHEKLYVASTSGRVTALFIGALPFGQLWAHEFGVPIFGSLSINPSSGNVICCMVDGSAVTLDTEGSVIWKVSTTGPIFAGPCISRALPAQEKGDLFWKHDIGHPITSSAYVDEHLLLACIDSSLSHRLLCVCSSSGSLHVLQVSLNSDVSNQPCNTVREFAKFELGGDIFSSPVMIGGEIFVGCRDDYVHCIRLQEEIPI
- the LOC107843870 gene encoding putative acyl-activating enzyme 19 isoform X4, giving the protein MVSYNKLSACCISHEFYKVATNSPNKIAVIQACGGLKFAKEFQLFCNENGDEETMEKFKEYISSKRTSINPPVYEGDQCFTFSDVLSAVDSLSSRLRRILDGHDDDPNLVKPSSVNMHQTANNCSSKDQIVAGSSNQGSEQYTQLHKTYNPKIVGIYMEPSVEYIVSVLSVLRCGEAFLPLDPSWPNERILSVISSSKSDLIVGYGASVDRTCHQLDKLQRLIHKGCYSVFYMSMEDFNQNKSDSLLVWPCESERSRSFCYLMYTSGSTGKPKGVCGTEVGLLNRFLWMQGSYPFEREEILLFKTSISFIDHLQEFLGAMLANCTLVIPPFNQLKENIFYVVNLLQDYSISRLVAVPSLIRAILPALQSMYSSTTQISLKLLMLSGEIFDMSLWKLLAKLLPQTSVLNIYGSTEVSGDCTYFDCKWLPTMLKQDALCSVPIGIPIDSCDVVLVGENSPDEGEICVGGSCVASGYFSHPSILPLDNVVLFEEIADAKNTENEAKCYSRTGDFGRKLSDGNLVYIGRNDRTVKISGQRIALEEVESVLREHPQVADSAVVSRCVQGDILLVEAYLLLKQKENNLEVFRSSIRCWMASKLPPAMVPAHFYFVESFPMSSSGKVDYKMLTTSVASEAGNHIEIEETQDIDLINVIQKAFSDALMVVDKIYLDDDFFEMGGNSLLAAHVSYNLGINMKDLYAFPTPLKLHKAIRYKKVSSSNELIADALVGGKLQVLEKNKLPSNKSWIFGLDSRTSLSLTSDYTVKRLKTDPDLDLYPNDVNGRDMHNSTSPQVSCSYSRCNKVRHDAGCKGYNCRSVLSWEVPHDKRGFMREQWMVYLESCVDASPLVVFKERRVYLFIGAHSHKFFCIDATSGLVLWEIKLQGRVESSAAILDDFSQVIVGCYDGNIHFLNFSSGIPCWKFQTHGEVKSQPVIDKERHLVWCGSHDHNLYALDYENHCCIYKIRCGGSIFGAPALDEVHEKLYVASTSGRVTALFIGALPFGQLWAHEFGVPIFGSLSINPSSGNVICCMVDGSAVTLDTEGSVIWKVSTTGPIFAGPCISRALPAQVIVCSRDGSVYSFDSEKGDLFWKHDIGHPITSSAYVDEHLLLACIDSSLSHRLLCVCSSSGSLHVLQVSLNSDVSNQPCNTVREFAKFELGGDIFSSPVMIGGEIFVGCRDDYVHCIRLQEEIPI
- the LOC107843870 gene encoding putative acyl-activating enzyme 19 isoform X9; protein product: MVSYNKLSACCISHEFYKVATNSPNKIAVIQACGGLKFAKEFQLFCNENGDEETMEKFKEYISSKRTSINPPVYEGDQCFTFSDVLSAVDSLSSRLRRILDGHDDDPNLVKPSSVVNMHQTANNCSSKDQIVAGSSNQGSEQYTQLHKTYNPKIVGIYMEPSVEYIVSVLSVLRCGEAFLPLDPSWPNERILSVISSSKSDLIVGYGASVDRTCHQLDKLQRLIHKGCYSVFYMSMEDFNQNKSDSLLVWPCESERSRSFCYLMYTSGSTGKPKGVCGTEVGLLNRFLWMQGSYPFEREEILLFKTSISFIDHLQEFLGAMLANCTLVIPPFNQLKENIFYVVNLLQDYSISRLVAVPSLIRAILPALQSMYSSTTQISLKLLMLSGEIFDMSLWKLLAKLLPQTSVLNIYGSTEVSGDCTYFDCKWLPTMLKQDALCSVPIGIPIDSCDVVLVGENSPDEGEICVGGSCVASGYFSHPSILPLDNVVLFEEIADAKNTENEAKCYSRTGDFGRKLSDGNLVYIGRNDRTVKISGQRIALEEVESVLREHPQVADSAVVSRCVQGDILLVEAYLLLKQKENNLEVFRSSIRCWMASKLPPAMVPAHFYFVESFPMSSSGKVDYKMLTTSVASEAGNHIEIEETQDIDLINVIQKAFSDALMVVDKIYLDDDFFEMGGNSLLAAHVSYNLGINMKDLYAFPTPLKLHKAIRYKKVSSSNELIADALVGGKLQVLEKNKLPSNKSWIFGLDSRTSLSLTSDYTVKRLKTDPDLDLYPNDVNGRDMHNSTSPQVSCSYSRCNKVRHDAGCKGYNCRSVLSWEVPHDKRGFMREQWMVYLESCVDASPLVVFKERRVYLFIGAHSHKFFCIDATSGLVLWEIKLQGRVESSAAILDDFSQVIVGCYDGNIHFLNFSSGIPCWKFQTHGEVKSQPVIDKERHLVWCGSHDHNLYALDYENHCCIYKIRCGGSIFGAPALDEVHEKLYVASTSGRVTALFIGALPFGQLWAHEFGVPIFGSLSINPSSGNVICCMVDGSAVTLDTEGSVIWKVSTTGPIFAGPCISRALPAQVIVCSRDGSVYSFDSVTLCLLQFWKFTCSSSQLEF
- the LOC107843870 gene encoding putative acyl-activating enzyme 19 isoform X2 — translated: MVSYNKLSACCISHEFYKVATNSPNKIAVIQACGGLKFAKEFQLFCNENGDEETMEKFKEYISSKRTSINPPVYEGDQCFTFSDVLSAVDSLSSRLRRILDGHDDDPNLVKPSSVNMHQTANNCSSKDQIVAGSSNQGSEQYTQLHKTYNPKIVGIYMEPSVEYIVSVLSVLRCGEAFLPLDPSWPNERILSVISSSKSDLIVGYGASVDRTCHQLDKLQRLIHKGCYSVFYMSMEDFNQNKSDSLLVWPCESERSRSFCYLMYTSGSTGKPKGVCGTEVGLLNRFLWMQGSYPFEREEILLFKTSISFIDHLQEFLGAMLANCTLVIPPFNQLKENIFYVVNLLQDYSISRLVAVPSLIRAILPALQSMYSSTTQISLKLLMLSGEIFDMSLWKLLAKLLPQTSVLNIYGSTEVSGDCTYFDCKWLPTMLKQDALCSVPIGIPIDSCDVVLVGENSPDEGEICVGGSCVASGYFSHPSILPLDNVVLFEEIADAKNTENEAKCYSRTGDFGRKLSDGNLVYIGRNDRTVKISGQRIALEEVESVLREHPQVADSAVVSRCVQGDILLVEAYLLLKQKENNLEVFRSSIRCWMASKLPPAMVPAHFYFVESFPMSSSGKVDYKMLTTSVASEAGNHIEIEETQDIDLINVIQKAFSDALMVVDKIYLDDDFFEMGGNSLLAAHVSYNLGINMKDLYAFPTPLKLHKAIRYKKVSSSNELIADALVGGKLQVLEKNKLPSNKSWIFGLDSRTSLSLTSDYTVKRLKTDPDLDLYPNDVNGRDMHNSTSPQVSCSYSRCNKVRHDAGCKGYNCRSVLSWEVPHDKRGFMREQWMVYLESCVDASPLVVFKERRVYLFIGAHSHKFFCIDATSGLVLWEIKLQGRVESSAAILDDFSQVIVGCYDGNIHFLNFSSGIPCWKFQTHGEVKSQPVIDKERHLVWCGSHDHNLYALDYENHCCIYKIRCGGSIFGAPALDEVHEKLYVASTSGRVTALFIGALPFGQLWAHEFGVPIFGSLSINPSSGNDVNFNIACGVAVICCMVDGSAVTLDTEGSVIWKVSTTGPIFAGPCISRALPAQVIVCSRDGSVYSFDSEKGDLFWKHDIGHPITSSAYVDEHLLLACIDSSLSHRLLCVCSSSGSLHVLQVSLNSDVSNQPCNTVREFAKFELGGDIFSSPVMIGGEIFVGCRDDYVHCIRLQEEIPI
- the LOC107843870 gene encoding putative acyl-activating enzyme 19 isoform X1, with protein sequence MVSYNKLSACCISHEFYKVATNSPNKIAVIQACGGLKFAKEFQLFCNENGDEETMEKFKEYISSKRTSINPPVYEGDQCFTFSDVLSAVDSLSSRLRRILDGHDDDPNLVKPSSVVNMHQTANNCSSKDQIVAGSSNQGSEQYTQLHKTYNPKIVGIYMEPSVEYIVSVLSVLRCGEAFLPLDPSWPNERILSVISSSKSDLIVGYGASVDRTCHQLDKLQRLIHKGCYSVFYMSMEDFNQNKSDSLLVWPCESERSRSFCYLMYTSGSTGKPKGVCGTEVGLLNRFLWMQGSYPFEREEILLFKTSISFIDHLQEFLGAMLANCTLVIPPFNQLKENIFYVVNLLQDYSISRLVAVPSLIRAILPALQSMYSSTTQISLKLLMLSGEIFDMSLWKLLAKLLPQTSVLNIYGSTEVSGDCTYFDCKWLPTMLKQDALCSVPIGIPIDSCDVVLVGENSPDEGEICVGGSCVASGYFSHPSILPLDNVVLFEEIADAKNTENEAKCYSRTGDFGRKLSDGNLVYIGRNDRTVKISGQRIALEEVESVLREHPQVADSAVVSRCVQGDILLVEAYLLLKQKENNLEVFRSSIRCWMASKLPPAMVPAHFYFVESFPMSSSGKVDYKMLTTSVASEAGNHIEIEETQDIDLINVIQKAFSDALMVVDKIYLDDDFFEMGGNSLLAAHVSYNLGINMKDLYAFPTPLKLHKAIRYKKVSSSNELIADALVGGKLQVLEKNKLPSNKSWIFGLDSRTSLSLTSDYTVKRLKTDPDLDLYPNDVNGRDMHNSTSPQVSCSYSRCNKVRHDAGCKGYNCRSVLSWEVPHDKRGFMREQWMVYLESCVDASPLVVFKERRVYLFIGAHSHKFFCIDATSGLVLWEIKLQGRVESSAAILDDFSQVIVGCYDGNIHFLNFSSGIPCWKFQTHGEVKSQPVIDKERHLVWCGSHDHNLYALDYENHCCIYKIRCGGSIFGAPALDEVHEKLYVASTSGRVTALFIGALPFGQLWAHEFGVPIFGSLSINPSSGNDVNFNIACGVAVICCMVDGSAVTLDTEGSVIWKVSTTGPIFAGPCISRALPAQVIVCSRDGSVYSFDSEKGDLFWKHDIGHPITSSAYVDEHLLLACIDSSLSHRLLCVCSSSGSLHVLQVSLNSDVSNQPCNTVREFAKFELGGDIFSSPVMIGGEIFVGCRDDYVHCIRLQEEIPI